ATCTGGGTATTGCAGAACCTTTGCACACCAGAAAAATGAAAGAACTGGAAGGCGGTGAAAAAGTCCGGGTGCTCCTGGCCCAGGCCCTGTTCGGAAACCCGGATGTGCTGTTGCTCGATGAGCCCACCAACAATCTGGACATTCACTCCATCGCCTGGCTGGAAGACTTTTTGTACCGGTTTAAAAATACCGTCATTGTGGTATCCCATGACCGGCATTTCATGAATCAGGTCTGCACCCACATTGCCGATATTGATTTTAATAAAATTGCCGTGTATGCGGGCAATTATGATTTCTGGTACCAGGCCAGCCAGTTGAACCTGAAGCAAAAACAGGCTGACAACAAAAAGATCACGGACCGGGCCAATGAACTCAAGACCTTTATCCAGAGATTTTCTTCCAATGCCTCCAAGTCCAAACAGGCCACGTCCAGAAAAAAACTGCTGGAAAAACTGACCATTGAAGACATGCCCGTATCATCCAGAAATTATCCGTTTATCCGGTTTACCCCGGAACGGCCCTGCGGCAATATTATCCTTGAAGTGGAAGGGCTTTCAAAGACCATTGACGGGGAAAAGATTCTTGATAATGTCAGTTTTACCGTCAATAAAAACGACAAAATCGCTTTCATGGGAAATAACAGCCTGGCCAAAACCACCCTTTTCCAGATCATTGCAGGAGAAATGAAACCGGATACAGGCAGTTACCGGTGGGGAACCACCATCAGCCATTCCTATTTTCCCAAAGAGCACCAGGGGTATTTCAACCAAAACCTGAACCTGATTGAATGGCTGCTTCAGTTTGCCCCGCCCAAAGAGGGAGAAAGCTTTGCCCGCACGTTTTTGGGACGTATGCTCTTTTCAGGGGAGGAAGCCCTCAAAACCACGGATGTGCTTTCCGGCGGGGAAAAAGTGCGCTGCATGCTTTCCCGCATGATGCTTGCCCGATCCAATGTCCTGATCCTGGACGAGCCCACCAATCACCTGGATCTCGAATCCATCACGGCATTGAATAACAGCCTGATCGATTTTCCCGAGGTGGTGCTTTTCACCTCCCATGACCATGAATTTGTCAATACGCTCGTCAACCGGGTCATCGAGCTCACACCCGCCGGTATTATCGACCGGTTGATGCGCTTTGATGAGTATGTGGCGAGTACGGAAGTGGCAAAAACAAGAGAATTGATGGTAAAAAAAGCCGCCTGAGATCTGCCTAAATTGTGGGAAACAGCATTTGCATCTTCGCTGTCATTGCCGGGCTCAGCTGTTTAAGCAGCTCAGCATTATACGAACCCGTCGGCATCGGCCGAATGCCCGGGTCCATTACAACTCTGCCATCCACGCGTACTTCGGTTTGAGTGGCTGGGTCGACCCGGTAGTTGGACTGATGATCCGCTTGATATATCACCCCGGTGTTGACAATCTGCTGGGCTGCCACCGCATACTTGCGGGAGGTCCAGGCAGGCGTGCCTGGTTTGGCTGCCGGATCCACGTTGGTCGTGAAAATGGAAATCGTGTAGTCGCTGTTGAGCTTGATATCAAACATGCGTAACTGCTGGGGAAAATCACGCAGCGATGAGGTTTCCACCTGCCAGAAACCATTTTCAGGCGCGTGGACCGGATCAGGTGATTCAAATGCCTTAACGGCATTCACATGCCGATGACCGGCGACCCACATCAGCAGATTGGGATGGCGGTGAAGTTCTTCCAGTAATTCGGGCAGGTCCACCGCATTTTGCGGCGCATCGGGGTTGGCGGAATTATCAAGCCACTCCATAAAGGTTCCTGCTTTTTGAACGCCAATGGGGATATGCGCCGCAATGATCATGAGTTGATCCTGATCATCTCCGTCCGCAAGCTCTTCTTTAAGCCATTGCCAGCGGGCTTTATCAAGGAAACCATGCCCGTGGATGGCCGTGGATTGGTCGTCTTCCCTCTGGGTGTTATCCAGGACAATCACTTTAATGGGTATTTCCGCTTTTGGTATAAAACTGTAACAGGCAAAGCCGGGCTCCTGTCCCGGAGGCACCCGGTCAAAGCCATGGCCAACGGGTTTGGTCGAGGTGTTAAAAAACGCCTCAATCCACTGGGTCTTGGTCAGTGAATAGCGGTCCGGGTCGGCAACAATTTCGGGGGGCGTGCTGAAGTTGTCAACCGGACCATATTTTATGATCTTACCGTTCGGGGTCGTGCCGTCAAGGACGCCCATATAGTAAAGGGTCTCTTCAGGGTTTTTATGGCTGTATATGTCGTTGGCGCGGCAGACTGTATTTGACATGGCAATGACCTGGTCGCTGATGCAGGATTCCCGCAATTTCGGGTCATCGCCGTATCTGCCGTCCGGCGGGATGGAGCCAAGCCAGAAATGATCGTGATTGCCGATGGTTTGATACCAGGGAATCGACGGGTCAAGCCCGGCGGCTTTGAAAGGTTTCTGATAATCGATATCATCGGCGCCCGCATGCGCACCGGAACTGGGTTGGATCACCTTGCCGTCAAGGACATCGATATACCACCTTAACTCGTTGTACTGGGTGCTGTTGCAGGTATCCCCCAAAGAGATGCCGAAGTCGACGGGATCTTTTTTATGCAGGGCGTTTACCGTCTGGATCGCTGCATCCAGCACATGGGGTGTGTACATCATGACAGGCGAATAAACTGACGTGACACCGGCTTCGAAACCACATGAATTCAGCTGTTGCATATAGATCAACTGGGAAGGCGATTCTTTATCCGTGATATGGATATCCGTGATGCTGAAAAATCTTAACAATGTGGCACAATGACTGCTTTGCGGAGGGGAATAGTCCCCCATGATATCGACGCGCTGTTCACAAACCAGCGGTCCGCCATACGTCCAGACACCATATCCATTTTGATCGTATTCTGAAATAAGGTTGAGATCTTCCGGTAAAATAGCCTTTGATGTTAATTCGGGCTCAATGGTTCTATCAAGCGTCGTATAAACATCGGAATCAATCGAATAAGGCGGGACATTTACAACCCCGCTGTCACCGTGTTTGCATCCAAGCATCCATGGACCCAAAGAAACACATGCAACGGTGCCGGCGGTAACTTTTATAAAGCAACGGCGCGATACAACACGGCACGGCTTTGAATTTTCCCTGCTTTTGAAATCATCGTTTGTCATGGTTTCTCCTTTTTATGCGCCGATTGTGTGAACCGCTTAAATGGCATGCTTATGGGATAAAATCAATTAAAATTTCAAGCGCCTCCATCTGCAGTTCCATGGGACCTGTGATGGGAGCCTTCCCAAAAACCCGGCCATATATGGCCACTGGTCGCATATGATCTTTTTTTTATGGCTGCGCATGGCAACCCGATATTACGCTTGTAATTGATTGATCAAACGAAATCAGATAGATATGGAAAACAGCCCTGCATGTTACAACGCTGGCACAAAGATTGAAGTAACAAGAAAGAATGAAACGTTTACCCCATAATCGAGTCCATGAACGGATGAAATATCGGTTCATGCCGCGTTTGGAAAGGACAAAGCCATGCAGTTAGATATCTCACCACAACCCGTAGTTTCTCTTCTCGCCGGCATATTGATTTTTATTATGCCGAAATTATTGAATTATATCGTTGCCGTTTATCTCATTATTATCGGCGTGCTCGGGTTGATCCACTGACGTGCAGGGGGTTCATTTTTAAAAACCGACCCGTTTTGTTTTCCAATATTTTGATTTCCAATAAGGATCATCCAACCTCGAAATCATAACCCCTTTTTTCTTGGATGCATGCATAAATGAACTGTTTTCTAAATAAATGCCTACATGCCTTACCGTCCAACCGGTTTTAAAAAACACCAGATCCCCTGAACGGCGTTTGTCTGTTTGAATTTCTTTACCGATCTGAGACTGTAACCTGGTGGAACGAGGCAATTTTTTATCAAATAATTCCAGATAGGTTAAATAGACAAAGCCTGAACAATCAACACCATTTTTACTCAGCCCGCCCATTTTATATCTGACACCTTTCCATTTATCGTATTGTGAGTACAATCGATCTGTTACGGTTTCTTTATTTGACACGGCATTGTTTTTTAACGGCCGGGAATCAGGTGCGTGGCTGCATGCATGTTCTGTTCGATCTTGGCCTTGCGCTCTTCGCCGGGAATCAGGTACGTGGCTGCATGCTGTTATTGAAAAACATAAAAAAACCGCTGTCATCAATAAAAAAAACTGATTCAATCTGTATCCCTTTATTTTCCTTGTTCGGCCGGGAGCCTTGGGTAACGGTTTTACGCAGCAGTGGCTGCTGGTTTATGATTCCGGCAGTTAAATTTCCGAATCAGCATCCGGTCTTCTTTTCCAAAAACAGTTCCGGCAGGACAATTCTGATTTCCTTTTCTGAATCTTCTTTCTGCCAGTAGACGATGTAATTCACAGCGGCCCGGGCAGGCGCATACCCGGCCCGGCAAAGTTTTTCCAGTCTGTTTGAAAACGATCTGGAAAATGTGACGATGGGCACCCCTTTCTTGTCCAGGCAGCGGTTGTCACGCACGATTAATCCATCCCCGCTTTTCAGGTGTGAAATTTCACGCTGCCGGCCCATAAAATAATCCAGCCAGATATCTTTGTGGCCCAACTGCATGACCAGCTGATCCGGGGGAAACTGTTGTTCATGATTATCGATCCGCGCCATTCCCTGAACCGGCAGATCATCGAGAAAAGGGGCGTTCAGATGGATGGTCAGATTCTGTTTCGCCCGGGTCATGGCCACATACACCAGGCGTTTCTTTTCATCAGTGCTCAGGTCGAAATTATCCAGCAGGATAAACACATGATCAAACTCTCTTCCTTTGGCTTTGTGCATGGTGGATACAAGAACGACATCCCCGGCGGCATCTGAAAAATCCTCCAGTCTGGATTCCCGGATAAACACCTCCAGATCGGACCGGTATTTTTTCTGCGGATTGGCCGCCTCAAACCCCTTGATCATGTTCAGGCAGATATCCAGTTTCGCGCTGTTTCTGTAATCATTCTCCAATTTTCGCCTGGCCGCTTCCCATACCTGAACATCTATGATAAACGTATCGTCTTTCAGATGGAGCTGGTCCAGAAAATATCTGATTTCCGACAGATTGTACAGATTGAACCCCTCATTGGTCTGGACCAGCTTTGCCGGCATCCGGTTTTTCAGCAGAAGGCCGGCTGCCTGCAGGGCTTCTTCATTGGTGTGGGTCAACACGCAGATGGTCCCGGCAAGCCGTGTGGAAACAAGGTCCTGAACCAGGGAAGAGACCAGATGGCGGCTGCGATAGCGGACGATTCTGATGCTTCCGGAGCCGGCCTGCCGGGCGACAACAGGGGTGTCTTTCAACCGGCGGCGGATCTTTGCAGCAAACAGGTTTGAAAATTCAACCAGATTCTGTCTGCTCCGGAAATTTTCCACAAGCTGATACATGACTGCGTTCTTATCGGCAATGAACTGTTCCAGATATTTGGAGCTGGCGCCTCTGAACTCATAAATATTCTGGTCGTCATCTCCCACGGCAATGATCCGCATGTCCGGATTCTGATCCGCCAGAACACGGATCAACGCGTATTCATCCGCGTCCATATCCTGGGCTTCGTCGATCACCAGAACGGCTTTGGCGATCCGGGCAGGCTCCACCTCGTCGTTCCTGATTTTGGCAATGGTTTTCCGGATAATCCCGCCCGATTTTTCAAGGGTGCCGATTTTTCCGAGCAGGTCAAAACAATAGGAATGAAAGGTCTTGATCTCGATAAACCCGGCGGCATTGCCGATCAGTGCAATGAGCCGTTTCTTGAATTCCGTGGCCGCAGCTCTTGAAAAGGTCACCATGAGCAGCTGCTCATGTTTGACGTCCTCCATTAACAGAAGGGATGCCAGCTTGTGCACCAGGACCCGTGTCTTGCCGCTTCCCGGTCCTGCCGCCACCACCATGTACTGGGTCTTGTTATCGTTGATGATCTGTAACTGGGCCGGAGAAAGGGTTCCGAAAAGCTGCCTGAATTTGGCGGGCGTGATATTTCTTTTGATCTCATCTCCCCGGCTGCCCTTGAAATACCGGCGGAGAAACGACGCAAAATTCAACTGAAAATAATCTTCCACAAACTGCAGGGCCGCCTTGTAATCCCGGATCATTTTTCTGGCATACTCGCCCACGATGTGGATCTGGGCCACCTTGTTCTCGTAAAACTCTCCCAGCTGCTTATAGTCCTCGATTCTGTAACGTCTTCTGTTGTCCATTTCCAGCCGTTCAAGGGTCAGCCGGTTATAGACCACCAGAAATCCGCCTTCGATCCGTATCGCACCGATCCTGGACAGATAAAACAGGGCATCTTCCACTTCCTCCGCCGAGGTTTCCTGCCGGAACAAAGATCCATGGGTTTCATACGCCGCCTTTAACTCCAGCACGGAAAATTCAACCAGCGCCAGGTCCTCTCCCATGGCGGATTCACCCTCAACAGACCCTGCCGTGATATTTTCAGCAGTCTCTTTTCTGCTTTTTTCATACAGCCGTTCCACAATGAACCGGGCCAGTTCATGCCGTTTTTCCAGTTTTTGCCGGAACACCTCCCGGGGCTCGTTCAGGGCCGCGGCAAAGGTGTGTTTTGCATAATCCGCATGGGGTCTGTGTATCCAGTGTTTGATGGCCCAGAAATTGATGAGGGTTTTAATTTTGGCGGGATCGGCATCGGCACACCCGTTTTCCGCTGCCTGCTCATTGAGTTTTTTGATATGAAAAACGATTTCCTGCTGTGCCATGTGTGTCAGTAAAAAGGCTTCAAGTCCTGCAAAAACCTTCAGAATGCCCAGGGACCGGTTGGTTTTTTCCCCTTTTTTGATAAATGCCGTCAGGTCTTTGGCATCTGCCAGTATGTTTTCTTCCCTGAGCAGGGTGATGATACGAATGACCTCTTCTTTGACAATGCCCAGATGGTCACTGATGTAATCCACTCTGGATTCTGCCACCTCATCGTTGGCCTGTTTTCTGGTTTTGCTTGAAAACAGCTTCTTGATGATCCGAACTGCCTGCTGCTTCTGTTTTTCCTCAAACCGGTCCGAGGCCGTGATCCGGTCAATGGCCTGCTGGGCGTTTTTGGTCAGGATACTGTTGGCATATATCCGGGGCATGTTCTGGCCCCGCTTCAGGTATCCCGCATTTTCCAGGGCTGCGATGGCGGTCTTGACCCGTGTTTCGATTTCAGCGATGTTATCATCCCACCCGGCTTTTCTGGCAATTTCCAGGGCGGAATTGGAGACTTTGGACCGGAACCGGGTCAAATCCTTGACCGCTTTCCAGACCTGCTGAATCTCTTTGACATTGAGCCGGGTCTGATTCAAAAGAATAAAATGCTTGCCAAGATCCTCTTCATTGAACAGGACAAAACAGTCTGCCGTGACCGTTTCATCCCTGCCGGCCCGGCCGGCTTCCTGGACATAGTTTTCCAGGGAATCCGAGATGTCGTAATGAATCACCATGCCGACATCTTTTTTATCCACGCCCATACCGAATGCGGAGGTGGCCACCATGATCCTTACATCCCCTTTGATGAAGGCATCCTGGTTTTCCATTTTCTCATGGGTGTCCATTTTGCCGTGATAGGGTTTTGCAGGGTATCCGTCCGCCGTCAGCCGCCGTGCCAGGTCATAGGCCCGGTAGGTTCTTGACACATACACAATGGTGGGGCATTCCCTTTGATCCAGCAGATCTCTGAGCGTGTGGAATTTCTCCTCTGGATTGTCCCTGAAAAACACCCTGTACTGCAAATTGGTTCTGGACGCACGGGATCGGAACACTTCCAGATCCAGGTGCAGGCCGTCTTTGAAATAGGTCTGGATATCCTGGATCACCTTTGGCTTGGCGGTTGCAGTAAAACAGGACACAGGGAGCGGGTCCTCCAGTTGCTTTTTTTCCTGGACTGCTTTGATGAACTCACCGATATACAGATAATCCACCCGGAAGTCCTGGCCCCAGGCGGAAAAACAGTGGGCTTCGTCAATCACGAAACGGACGATATTTCTTTTCAGGATCACGTGTTCAATGGTTTTGGACCGCAGCGATTCCGGAGACAGATAAAGAATGGATGCCGTGCCGTTTTCCACCCGCTCAAACGCGTTGGCCCGCTCGATGGGATCCAGCAGACCGTTGATGGTGACGGCATCGGTAATCCCCACCTTTTCCAGGTTGTCCACCTGGTCTTTCATCAACGACTGCAAGGGAGAAATGACAATGGTCAGTCCCCGGGCGTTTTCTCCGCTCATGAGGGCCGGCACCTGGAATGCCAGGGATTTGCCACCCCCGGTGGGAAAAACCGCAAGCAGGGATTTCCCGTCGATCGCGGCCTGAACCGCCTGTTCCTGAAGGGGTTCTTCGCCATAGGTCCGGAAGGAATCAAACCCGAAAAATTGTTTCAGGCCCCGGTGGATATTCAGGGCCTGGCCGCAGTAGTCACACCCGGTCAGGCAGGGATGATTCCTTAACAGATAGATCACTGACTCGATTTCAGGACAGGTTTTCAACACCCAGGGCGGGGTGATGGCATACCGGTCATCTGCATGAACCAGGGACAGGCAAAAGGCCAGGGCCACGGGAAATTCCGTGATCAGTTTTCCCAGGTCCGCATTACTGCAGATCTTTAAATGAAATGTTTTCAGGATCAGATCTTCAATGCCGGCGGTGTCATCTCCATAAAACCCCAGATACCTGAAAAATCCCTGAAATCCGGGCTTGTCATGCAGAAGAAAAAAAAAGATCTGCTGTAAATCCCTGTCTGCCCGCGCAAACGCAGCCACCTCGTCATAAAACAGATCCCTGGCCTTGACGGCATCATTCAACGGATTGCTCAAATCCTGGGTCTGTAATTTGTCGTCCTTGACCAGGGCATGGTAGGGCCTGGCGGGAAACAGCAGGGGAGACAGAAACAGGGTATCAATCATATCAGCCCGGTCAATGCCCGCGATTTCCACCGCTTGTACGATATAAGTCAAATCGTGACGAATGAGATTATGGCCGCATAAAAACCGGGAGCCCTTCAAAAATTCGGCAAACCCGG
Above is a window of Desulfotignum balticum DSM 7044 DNA encoding:
- a CDS encoding ABC-F family ATP-binding cassette domain-containing protein, coding for MICANNIALAYGKQVLFKDVNIMFKPGNCYGLIGANGAGKSTFLKILAREIEPDAGDISVGPKERIAVLRQDHFAFDTHGVLDTVIMGHKKLYAVMAEREALYAKPDFSNEDGLRSGELEIEFEEMNGYDAESEAAVLLKNLGIAEPLHTRKMKELEGGEKVRVLLAQALFGNPDVLLLDEPTNNLDIHSIAWLEDFLYRFKNTVIVVSHDRHFMNQVCTHIADIDFNKIAVYAGNYDFWYQASQLNLKQKQADNKKITDRANELKTFIQRFSSNASKSKQATSRKKLLEKLTIEDMPVSSRNYPFIRFTPERPCGNIILEVEGLSKTIDGEKILDNVSFTVNKNDKIAFMGNNSLAKTTLFQIIAGEMKPDTGSYRWGTTISHSYFPKEHQGYFNQNLNLIEWLLQFAPPKEGESFARTFLGRMLFSGEEALKTTDVLSGGEKVRCMLSRMMLARSNVLILDEPTNHLDLESITALNNSLIDFPEVVLFTSHDHEFVNTLVNRVIELTPAGIIDRLMRFDEYVASTEVAKTRELMVKKAA
- a CDS encoding TIGR03768 family metallophosphoesterase; translated protein: MTNDDFKSRENSKPCRVVSRRCFIKVTAGTVACVSLGPWMLGCKHGDSGVVNVPPYSIDSDVYTTLDRTIEPELTSKAILPEDLNLISEYDQNGYGVWTYGGPLVCEQRVDIMGDYSPPQSSHCATLLRFFSITDIHITDKESPSQLIYMQQLNSCGFEAGVTSVYSPVMMYTPHVLDAAIQTVNALHKKDPVDFGISLGDTCNSTQYNELRWYIDVLDGKVIQPSSGAHAGADDIDYQKPFKAAGLDPSIPWYQTIGNHDHFWLGSIPPDGRYGDDPKLRESCISDQVIAMSNTVCRANDIYSHKNPEETLYYMGVLDGTTPNGKIIKYGPVDNFSTPPEIVADPDRYSLTKTQWIEAFFNTSTKPVGHGFDRVPPGQEPGFACYSFIPKAEIPIKVIVLDNTQREDDQSTAIHGHGFLDKARWQWLKEELADGDDQDQLMIIAAHIPIGVQKAGTFMEWLDNSANPDAPQNAVDLPELLEELHRHPNLLMWVAGHRHVNAVKAFESPDPVHAPENGFWQVETSSLRDFPQQLRMFDIKLNSDYTISIFTTNVDPAAKPGTPAWTSRKYAVAAQQIVNTGVIYQADHQSNYRVDPATQTEVRVDGRVVMDPGIRPMPTGSYNAELLKQLSPAMTAKMQMLFPTI
- a CDS encoding DUF3096 domain-containing protein, which codes for MQLDISPQPVVSLLAGILIFIMPKLLNYIVAVYLIIIGVLGLIH
- a CDS encoding NlpC/P60 family protein, with translation MNQFFLLMTAVFLCFSITACSHVPDSRRRAQGQDRTEHACSHAPDSRPLKNNAVSNKETVTDRLYSQYDKWKGVRYKMGGLSKNGVDCSGFVYLTYLELFDKKLPRSTRLQSQIGKEIQTDKRRSGDLVFFKTGWTVRHVGIYLENSSFMHASKKKGVMISRLDDPYWKSKYWKTKRVGF
- a CDS encoding RecQ family ATP-dependent DNA helicase, translated to MKIQNPIAFVDTEIDPERGRILDLGGIKEDGNTFHSGSAAGFAEFLKGSRFLCGHNLIRHDLTYIVQAVEIAGIDRADMIDTLFLSPLLFPARPYHALVKDDKLQTQDLSNPLNDAVKARDLFYDEVAAFARADRDLQQIFFFLLHDKPGFQGFFRYLGFYGDDTAGIEDLILKTFHLKICSNADLGKLITEFPVALAFCLSLVHADDRYAITPPWVLKTCPEIESVIYLLRNHPCLTGCDYCGQALNIHRGLKQFFGFDSFRTYGEEPLQEQAVQAAIDGKSLLAVFPTGGGKSLAFQVPALMSGENARGLTIVISPLQSLMKDQVDNLEKVGITDAVTINGLLDPIERANAFERVENGTASILYLSPESLRSKTIEHVILKRNIVRFVIDEAHCFSAWGQDFRVDYLYIGEFIKAVQEKKQLEDPLPVSCFTATAKPKVIQDIQTYFKDGLHLDLEVFRSRASRTNLQYRVFFRDNPEEKFHTLRDLLDQRECPTIVYVSRTYRAYDLARRLTADGYPAKPYHGKMDTHEKMENQDAFIKGDVRIMVATSAFGMGVDKKDVGMVIHYDISDSLENYVQEAGRAGRDETVTADCFVLFNEEDLGKHFILLNQTRLNVKEIQQVWKAVKDLTRFRSKVSNSALEIARKAGWDDNIAEIETRVKTAIAALENAGYLKRGQNMPRIYANSILTKNAQQAIDRITASDRFEEKQKQQAVRIIKKLFSSKTRKQANDEVAESRVDYISDHLGIVKEEVIRIITLLREENILADAKDLTAFIKKGEKTNRSLGILKVFAGLEAFLLTHMAQQEIVFHIKKLNEQAAENGCADADPAKIKTLINFWAIKHWIHRPHADYAKHTFAAALNEPREVFRQKLEKRHELARFIVERLYEKSRKETAENITAGSVEGESAMGEDLALVEFSVLELKAAYETHGSLFRQETSAEEVEDALFYLSRIGAIRIEGGFLVVYNRLTLERLEMDNRRRYRIEDYKQLGEFYENKVAQIHIVGEYARKMIRDYKAALQFVEDYFQLNFASFLRRYFKGSRGDEIKRNITPAKFRQLFGTLSPAQLQIINDNKTQYMVVAAGPGSGKTRVLVHKLASLLLMEDVKHEQLLMVTFSRAAATEFKKRLIALIGNAAGFIEIKTFHSYCFDLLGKIGTLEKSGGIIRKTIAKIRNDEVEPARIAKAVLVIDEAQDMDADEYALIRVLADQNPDMRIIAVGDDDQNIYEFRGASSKYLEQFIADKNAVMYQLVENFRSRQNLVEFSNLFAAKIRRRLKDTPVVARQAGSGSIRIVRYRSRHLVSSLVQDLVSTRLAGTICVLTHTNEEALQAAGLLLKNRMPAKLVQTNEGFNLYNLSEIRYFLDQLHLKDDTFIIDVQVWEAARRKLENDYRNSAKLDICLNMIKGFEAANPQKKYRSDLEVFIRESRLEDFSDAAGDVVLVSTMHKAKGREFDHVFILLDNFDLSTDEKKRLVYVAMTRAKQNLTIHLNAPFLDDLPVQGMARIDNHEQQFPPDQLVMQLGHKDIWLDYFMGRQREISHLKSGDGLIVRDNRCLDKKGVPIVTFSRSFSNRLEKLCRAGYAPARAAVNYIVYWQKEDSEKEIRIVLPELFLEKKTGC